The following proteins are encoded in a genomic region of Streptomyces collinus Tu 365:
- a CDS encoding CU044_5270 family protein: protein MDELTQVRGWDTGAGGLSDRARAAARARLETAITGESRGRTARAGGPDRRLVLRTALAGAVAAGAGVTVVVTRDGGPHRTTVLHTVSAAEVLRQAADRSRTANSDLPVPRDDQYFYTRTHVVHTYLKDGRTRTWTDESWMSVDGSKPSLRQENGKIHHDPPLGRHEVRWPPTVYSELQRMPTDPDALLDAFRRGMKPSTHTDMFAFDEACMLLMGPRVLPPKLQAAAFEALSKLPHIRLDRYDATVAGRKAVGVSHPRANFTFVFDRRTYDYLGLRTKGSSAKKVHGEWKQVNYYYETTTLEDIQVVDRIGQHH, encoded by the coding sequence GTGGATGAGCTGACGCAGGTGCGCGGCTGGGACACCGGCGCCGGGGGCCTCTCCGACCGGGCCCGCGCGGCGGCCCGGGCCCGCCTGGAGACCGCGATCACCGGGGAGTCCCGCGGCCGCACGGCGCGCGCGGGCGGGCCGGACCGCCGCCTGGTGCTGCGCACCGCGCTCGCCGGTGCCGTCGCGGCGGGCGCGGGCGTGACCGTCGTCGTCACACGCGACGGCGGACCGCACCGCACCACGGTGCTGCACACGGTCAGCGCCGCGGAGGTGCTGCGGCAGGCCGCCGACCGCTCCCGAACCGCGAACAGCGACCTGCCCGTCCCGCGCGACGACCAGTACTTCTACACCCGGACCCACGTCGTCCACACGTACCTGAAGGACGGCAGGACCCGGACGTGGACCGACGAGAGCTGGATGTCGGTGGACGGCTCGAAGCCGTCCCTGCGCCAGGAGAACGGGAAGATCCACCACGACCCGCCGCTCGGCAGGCACGAGGTGCGCTGGCCGCCGACCGTCTACTCCGAACTCCAGAGGATGCCGACGGACCCCGACGCGCTGCTGGACGCGTTCAGGCGCGGGATGAAGCCCTCGACGCATACCGACATGTTCGCGTTCGACGAGGCGTGCATGCTGCTGATGGGGCCACGGGTACTGCCCCCGAAGCTGCAGGCCGCCGCCTTCGAGGCGCTGTCGAAGCTCCCGCACATCCGGCTCGACCGCTACGACGCGACCGTGGCCGGCCGGAAGGCCGTCGGCGTCTCCCACCCCCGGGCGAACTTCACCTTCGTCTTCGACCGCAGGACCTACGACTACCTGGGCCTGCGCACGAAGGGCAGTTCGGCGAAGAAGGTGCACGGCGAGTGGAAGCAGGTGAACTACTACTACGAGACCACGACGCTGGAGGACATCCAGGTGGTCGACCGCATCGGACAGCACCACTGA
- a CDS encoding RNA polymerase sigma factor: MTLLRDNGAPAAPATGASGGSDGSVIERSWETPDAFAVIFDRYADDIHRYLARRLGTDTADDLMAETFVIAFQRRRRYDPAHPHARPWLYGIATNLVARHRRDEARRLRALSRVASLASGTEHDGPEDGVAERLSGGSHAALARALAGLPARYRDVLLVTAWGELDYAEAAQALGVPVGTVRSRLHRARTRLRKALAAAGHPTSNAPQKETDRG, translated from the coding sequence GTGACCCTGCTGCGAGACAACGGCGCCCCGGCCGCCCCGGCGACGGGCGCGAGCGGCGGCTCCGACGGCTCGGTCATCGAACGGTCCTGGGAGACGCCCGACGCGTTCGCCGTGATCTTCGACCGTTACGCCGACGACATCCACCGCTATCTCGCCCGGCGCCTGGGCACCGACACCGCCGACGACCTGATGGCGGAGACCTTCGTGATCGCCTTCCAGCGGCGGCGGCGCTACGACCCGGCGCATCCGCACGCCCGGCCCTGGCTGTACGGGATCGCCACGAACCTGGTCGCACGTCACCGCCGTGACGAGGCCCGCCGGTTGCGGGCGCTGTCGCGGGTGGCGTCCCTGGCGTCCGGCACGGAACACGACGGTCCCGAGGACGGGGTCGCCGAACGGCTCAGCGGCGGGTCGCACGCCGCCCTGGCCCGCGCCCTCGCCGGACTGCCCGCCCGGTACCGGGACGTGCTGCTGGTGACCGCCTGGGGCGAACTCGACTACGCGGAGGCGGCGCAGGCCCTGGGCGTGCCCGTCGGCACCGTGCGCTCCCGTCTGCACCGGGCCCGCACCAGGCTGCGCAAGGCGCTCGCCGCGGCCGGCCACCCCACCTCGAACGCACCGCAGAAGGAGACCGATCGTGGATGA
- a CDS encoding serine hydrolase domain-containing protein, with translation MAQLRQEADPDEAGLDPKALGRLDEFFARHVEEGRLPGYLVSVARGGRVAHLSVHGHRDVAAGLPVGTDTLWRIYSMTKPVTAVAVLQLVEDGSLSLDDPVDRHLPAFAEPRVYEGGSSAGVRTRPAGGPVLVRHLLTHTAGLTFGFYHEHPVDALYREAGLEYSVPPGKDLAQAVDVYARMPLQFEPGTRWNYSVASNVLGRLIEVVSGRPLDAYVTERILRPLGMSDTGFHIAPEQAHRLAELYGETEDGGITPVPGLPVLGRPRFLSGSGGLVSSAPDFHRFMEMLRRGGELDGVRLLSPATVARMSRNQLPGDAELSSFGAPVHQGRANQGLGFGFNVSVVTDPARTLAPTSRGTYGWTGVATTAFWVDPTHDLTVQFMTQVRPKSLKVFPDLRRLVHEALTD, from the coding sequence ATGGCACAGCTGCGGCAGGAAGCCGACCCGGACGAGGCGGGGCTCGACCCGAAGGCCCTGGGCCGGCTCGACGAGTTCTTCGCCCGTCACGTCGAGGAGGGCCGGCTGCCCGGCTACCTGGTGTCCGTGGCACGCGGCGGCCGGGTCGCCCACCTGAGCGTCCACGGCCACCGGGACGTCGCCGCCGGGCTGCCGGTCGGAACGGACACCCTGTGGCGGATTTACTCGATGACCAAGCCGGTCACCGCGGTCGCGGTGCTCCAACTGGTGGAGGACGGCAGCCTGTCGCTGGACGACCCGGTCGACCGCCACCTGCCCGCCTTCGCCGAACCGCGGGTGTACGAGGGCGGTTCGAGTGCCGGGGTCCGTACCCGTCCGGCCGGCGGACCGGTCCTCGTCCGGCATCTGCTCACCCACACGGCGGGTCTGACCTTCGGCTTCTACCACGAGCACCCCGTGGACGCGCTCTACCGGGAAGCGGGCCTGGAGTACTCGGTGCCGCCGGGCAAGGACCTCGCGCAGGCCGTCGACGTGTACGCGCGGATGCCGCTGCAGTTCGAGCCGGGCACGCGGTGGAACTACTCGGTGGCCTCCAACGTGCTGGGCCGGCTGATCGAGGTGGTCTCCGGCCGGCCCCTGGACGCGTACGTCACGGAGCGGATCCTGCGCCCGCTCGGCATGAGCGACACCGGCTTCCACATCGCCCCCGAACAGGCGCACCGGCTGGCCGAGTTGTACGGCGAGACGGAGGACGGCGGCATCACCCCGGTCCCCGGGCTGCCGGTGCTCGGCCGGCCGCGGTTCCTGTCCGGCAGCGGCGGCCTGGTCTCCAGCGCGCCGGACTTCCACCGGTTCATGGAGATGCTGCGCCGGGGCGGCGAACTGGACGGCGTCCGCCTGCTGTCGCCCGCCACGGTGGCCCGGATGTCCCGCAACCAGCTCCCCGGGGACGCCGAGTTGAGTTCCTTCGGCGCCCCGGTCCACCAGGGCCGCGCCAACCAGGGCCTGGGCTTCGGCTTCAACGTCTCCGTGGTCACCGACCCCGCCCGCACCCTGGCCCCGACCAGCCGGGGCACGTACGGCTGGACGGGAGTCGCCACCACCGCCTTCTGGGTCGACCCGACGCATGACCTCACCGTGCAGTTCATGACCCAGGTGCGGCCGAAGTCCCTGAAGGTCTTCCCGGACCTGCGCCGGCTGGTGCACGAGGCGCTGACGGACTGA